A part of Candidatus Saccharibacteria bacterium genomic DNA contains:
- the cfa gene encoding cyclopropane fatty acyl phospholipid synthase — protein MTTERQMKFRKRAEKLLRGTGVKLIWPGSRTPAQPWDIVVHNEDLYERVFSAGSLGLGEAYMDGWWDCEDLSEMFSRVLRANIQDRVSRNLPSLWLIARYHLLNLQAGRRAAANAKAHYDIGNDLYEPMLGPTMAYSCGYWYREGMTLDEAQRAKLELICQKLKLPRKGSGKPMTVLDIGCGWGSFLFYAVEHYNVTVVGITPAEEQVAYINARIKNEGVGNVRVVQTDSHSFARSRRRQRFDRIVSVGMFEHVGPKNYRQFFEDSNKLLADNGLMLLHTIGNEIPTQAGDPWIDRYIFPGGVIPSNGQIAAAHEGILHLEDLHNFSAHYDPTLMSWHDNYEKARSQLDHDKYSEREHRKQEYYLLQCAGMFRARRKQLFQYVFSKDGMPGGYKSVRDEIFADAA, from the coding sequence ATGACAACCGAACGCCAAATGAAGTTCCGCAAGCGTGCCGAAAAGCTGCTACGTGGCACCGGGGTCAAATTGATCTGGCCTGGTTCCCGCACCCCTGCTCAGCCCTGGGACATCGTGGTCCACAACGAAGACCTGTACGAACGGGTCTTCAGCGCTGGATCCCTTGGTCTGGGTGAGGCCTACATGGATGGCTGGTGGGATTGTGAGGATCTGTCCGAGATGTTCAGCCGGGTTTTGAGGGCGAACATCCAAGATCGGGTAAGCCGCAACTTGCCCTCGCTGTGGCTGATCGCCCGCTACCACTTGCTGAACCTGCAGGCCGGTCGCCGAGCCGCAGCCAACGCCAAGGCTCACTATGACATCGGCAACGACCTGTACGAGCCAATGCTGGGGCCAACCATGGCTTACAGCTGCGGCTACTGGTACCGCGAGGGCATGACGCTCGATGAGGCTCAGCGGGCCAAACTCGAGCTGATTTGCCAGAAACTCAAGTTGCCTCGAAAGGGCAGCGGCAAGCCCATGACCGTTCTCGATATTGGTTGTGGGTGGGGCAGCTTCTTGTTCTACGCCGTTGAGCACTACAACGTCACCGTTGTAGGCATTACACCGGCCGAAGAACAAGTTGCCTACATCAACGCCCGGATCAAGAACGAAGGTGTGGGCAACGTGCGTGTGGTGCAAACCGATTCGCACAGCTTTGCTCGCAGCCGGCGACGTCAGCGCTTCGATCGGATTGTGAGCGTAGGCATGTTCGAGCATGTTGGGCCCAAGAACTACCGCCAGTTCTTCGAGGACTCCAACAAGCTCCTGGCCGACAACGGGCTCATGCTGTTGCACACCATCGGCAACGAAATCCCTACTCAGGCGGGCGATCCATGGATCGACCGCTACATCTTCCCCGGGGGAGTCATTCCCAGCAACGGCCAGATCGCGGCGGCGCATGAGGGCATTCTCCACCTGGAGGACTTGCACAACTTCAGTGCCCACTACGACCCCACGCTCATGAGCTGGCATGACAACTACGAGAAGGCTCGTTCACAGCTCGACCACGACAAGTACAGCGAGCGAGAACACCGCAAGCAGGAGTACTACCTGCTGCAGTGTGCCGGCATGTTCCGGGCGCGGCGAAAGCAGCTGTTCCAGTATGTGTTCAGCAAGGACGGCATGCCCGGGGGCTACAAGAGCGTTCGCGACGAGATTTTCGCTGACGCAGCCTGA
- a CDS encoding AarF/ABC1/UbiB kinase family protein has product MKVSVNDFLGRKTASDLNRLRVIASTLFEEGFAFLVSKLNLSWAVTLECRIRCFVKFCRGHWVRQPSAAELPVRLRLALIKLGPTFVKLGQVLSLRPDIVPSDVATELSKLTSQVPPVPYEEAKAVIEAELGQPISQLFKEFEHQSLAAGSLAQVHKAVLPDGTRVAVKIQRPGIKKLIQKDIRILTKLAGQAEKRQPEWRAYRLSGLVDEFADTIARELDFTTEAIHAKRFALMFEGDPTVKVAAVFADYSSSRVLTMELIEGVRLDNDRALAKAGIDKTVLAQNGVKALLKQVFVEGFFHADPHPGNYFALPHGVFAFIDYGMAGRLTLKDRLGLASFFISFLDQDSESAISHLLCLADTKEATDLPSLEHDIDDILHEWYGIKLKKVNLANTFYRIIESGRRHQVYFPSSFAYLGKALLTTEAMGRSLDPEFDIAVQLKPYAQSIIKAELNPAKLKRLISSQSLSLAYFARSLPQLVGTLLERLASGEISVRVNQSELKSLQKSISAEGSKRLATTVLLVVIIAAGISYLIQASIVNLHFSPGIFGLVLLVVMLWWIRRS; this is encoded by the coding sequence TGTTATTGCTTCGACTCTTTTTGAAGAAGGTTTTGCGTTTTTGGTGAGTAAGTTGAATCTTTCCTGGGCGGTAACGCTAGAATGTCGGATTAGGTGTTTTGTCAAATTCTGCCGCGGGCATTGGGTGCGTCAGCCCAGCGCCGCCGAACTGCCCGTCCGGCTGCGACTGGCGCTCATTAAGCTAGGTCCAACTTTTGTAAAACTGGGTCAGGTTTTGAGTCTACGCCCAGATATTGTACCATCAGATGTTGCCACCGAGCTGTCTAAACTCACCAGCCAGGTACCGCCAGTACCATACGAAGAAGCTAAGGCTGTCATTGAGGCGGAGCTAGGCCAGCCAATCAGCCAACTGTTCAAGGAATTTGAGCACCAATCATTGGCGGCCGGCTCACTGGCGCAGGTGCACAAGGCAGTGTTGCCTGACGGGACGCGTGTAGCGGTTAAAATTCAGCGCCCCGGTATCAAGAAGCTTATCCAAAAGGATATTAGAATTTTGACCAAGCTAGCTGGTCAGGCCGAAAAACGGCAGCCGGAGTGGCGAGCCTATCGTCTGTCTGGCCTGGTGGACGAATTCGCTGATACTATTGCTCGCGAACTGGATTTTACAACAGAGGCGATCCATGCCAAACGTTTTGCGCTGATGTTCGAGGGTGATCCCACTGTTAAAGTAGCGGCAGTGTTCGCGGATTATTCTTCGTCGCGGGTGCTAACCATGGAACTAATAGAGGGGGTACGGCTGGATAACGACAGGGCGCTGGCAAAAGCCGGCATTGATAAAACGGTTTTAGCTCAGAACGGCGTTAAGGCGTTGCTCAAGCAGGTATTTGTTGAAGGGTTTTTTCATGCCGATCCGCACCCCGGTAACTATTTTGCACTGCCGCACGGAGTTTTTGCCTTTATAGACTACGGTATGGCCGGCCGTCTGACACTCAAAGACCGGCTGGGGTTGGCTTCATTTTTTATAAGTTTTCTCGATCAGGATTCCGAGTCGGCCATCAGTCATTTACTGTGCTTGGCCGATACCAAAGAAGCTACCGATCTGCCGTCGCTAGAGCACGATATTGACGACATTTTGCACGAGTGGTATGGTATCAAGCTCAAAAAAGTAAACCTGGCGAATACCTTTTATCGCATTATCGAAAGTGGCCGCAGACACCAGGTTTATTTTCCGTCATCTTTTGCTTATCTTGGTAAGGCTCTGCTCACCACCGAAGCCATGGGACGATCGCTTGATCCAGAGTTTGATATCGCCGTCCAGCTTAAGCCTTACGCCCAAAGTATCATCAAGGCAGAACTGAATCCGGCGAAACTGAAACGTCTAATTAGCAGTCAAAGCTTGTCGCTGGCCTACTTTGCCAGGTCTTTGCCGCAGCTGGTCGGCACATTGCTTGAGCGGCTGGCTAGCGGCGAGATAAGCGTGCGAGTCAACCAATCAGAACTGAAAAGCCTTCAAAAAAGTATTAGCGCCGAAGGTTCTAAGCGACTAGCTACAACGGTACTACTGGTCGTAATCATCGCGGCCGGCATAAGCTATCTAATACAGGCCAGTATTGTTAATCTGCACTTTTCGCCCGGGATTTTTGGTCTTGTACTTTTAGTAGTTATGCTTTGGTGGATAAGGAGAAGCTAA
- a CDS encoding sterol desaturase family protein, with translation MTILLQIISFTFIGPLFVEVGGYFWHRFAEHQGWLGESVRARHIVHHQEDYPVEALRPAKQKYQSANSWSWYVLALILMALAYVLFPPKYSLLMIAGGLLYATFVVSKFHKSFHLQRTWLQRFAWYKKLVKLHDIHHYAPVNYGINFFFMDRLFGTYQETQPQKALPTFTKPKHA, from the coding sequence ATGACAATTTTGCTACAAATTATTAGTTTTACATTTATTGGCCCTCTATTTGTGGAGGTGGGTGGTTACTTTTGGCACCGTTTTGCCGAGCATCAAGGTTGGCTAGGAGAGTCGGTACGGGCTCGTCACATCGTGCATCATCAAGAAGATTATCCAGTTGAGGCTCTGAGGCCGGCAAAGCAGAAATATCAGAGCGCTAACTCGTGGAGCTGGTATGTGTTGGCACTAATTTTGATGGCCTTGGCTTATGTGTTGTTTCCACCCAAATACAGCTTACTAATGATAGCTGGTGGTTTGCTGTACGCCACCTTTGTGGTTAGCAAGTTTCATAAGAGCTTTCATTTGCAACGCACCTGGCTCCAGCGCTTTGCTTGGTACAAAAAGTTAGTTAAACTGCACGATATTCACCACTATGCGCCCGTAAACTACGGCATTAATTTCTTTTTCATGGACAGATTGTTTGGAACCTACCAGGAAACCCAGCCACAAAAAGCCCTACCAACCTTTACCAAACCAAAACATGCTTAA